Genomic window (Ananas comosus cultivar F153 linkage group 1, ASM154086v1, whole genome shotgun sequence):
atttttattcttttgtttctctatgtttctctcttttgtttcctaTTTCATTATCTCCACTCTCAAGCTCCCAGAAAGGATGCACTGGCATAAACTGGAGTGAAACCATTAATAAATGCtcattattatataaatttaaatgataCATCCAGGTCACAAGCATTGAGTATTCTTACAAAGGCAAACAAACAACAATTGAAGGGAAGAAAAGTAAAACCAAAAACTACGAAGCTTACAGTCCAACATACACAAATTCAGAGTGGAAGTACCTCCAATATCCAACACTGCCGCGACCACCAATCCAAATAATGAACTAATTACTTCTTCTCCTCGGATTGCTCTGCAAACCCTGCGACCCTTCAAACAACTCTGCAACGAGGCTCTCCAAATCCTCCGGATTGTACTTAATATACCGATTTGAATTCCGCCCTCCCTCTAACTGCCCCCTAAACCTCCCCACAAAAGCACGGTAAGCCGGAATCACCTTCTccgacactgaaatctgcagcTCCTCACGGAGTTGAGGATCTGCAACCTTCCAAGCCGCCTGAGCTCGGTGTATCTCCTCAATagccaaattaaaattcttGAACCTTTCTTTGAGAGCCGCTCTACCTGTGCCACTCCCTCCCAATCCATCATCCCTAAGGTAAGATAACACCCTTGTCCATGAAGCTCTCAGATAGCTTGTTTCATACTGTCGGATCAGTCCACGATGTTTACGGATCCAATTATCTCCCAACAATGTCCTCAGCTCAGATTCCCTAACCTTTTGCACTATATAGTATGTGTTATTCATCAAGAATATATACTGCATTCCTCCATCTTCATAAAGTTTggatttttcttcaatttttgaTTCCAGGAATGTAATCAGCTTCAGAACGCAGCGGCCTACCGGGGTCATATTCGGGTCGGATTCTGAACTCTCCCCTTCATCCCCTTCGAAATTCTCGAGAAGGGAATTGAGTGTGGCGGCATATTCTACGAGCAATCCAATGTAGTTCATGGAATAACGTGTTAGATGGTGGGTCTCAGCGGCCTGCATGGGCTTACGCGAGGACTCACCCCTAATGGCATTGGCGAACACCATGATCGTGCCCCTTACGGCTTCACCGAGCCGTTGGAGGATCTCCTTGGCCTCTTCAGAAATTAGAGCTTTGGAGTCACCAGTGAAGAGTGTGTCAAGGTCGGGTGCAACATCAGCAAGGGCCTCGTACATGCCGAGGatgcggaagagcttctccgaCGTGCGGGGGCAGATCGCAACGGCGTCGCCGAAGTTGAGGAGCTGGAGAACCAAGCCCTTTGTGGCCTCTGAGAAGCAGTTCTCAACGATATCAGGATcggaggcggaggcagaggcagaGGCAAGGACCTGGTTGCAGATGCGGCGCTCGCCGGAGAGGAGTCCCCTGACGGCGACGCGGAGGGTCTGGATCCAGCGCTTCATCTTGCCGTCGAGGGTGGTCCAGTCGATCCGCTGGACCTCCTCGATGCTGAGCTTGTCGACGCCGAGCACGGCGAGGGATTCGAGGAGGGCGTCGCGGCGGACGGCGGTGTAGACCTGGCACAGCTCGGGGGCGTAGCCGGCGCGGATCATGCGGTCGGCGATCTCGCTCAGATCGGCCACGGCGTCGGAGTTGACGAGGTTGGAGGAGATCCTATCGGCCGAGAGGGAGATGCGGCCGCGATCGTCCATGTTGTTGTGGCTGCCGTTGTGGGAGTGGGAGTGGTCCTCCTCCGGCGACCCCTCCAactcgtcggcggcggcggcggcgaaggaggcGTCGTCGGAGGggaaggaggagagggagaggcggcggagggagcTGTGGAGGTCGTCGGGGGCGAGGGGGACGGTGTTGCGGATGAGGAGGTGGCGGAACTCGTCCTCAAGGCGGGCCATGGCGGTTTGGAGCGCGGACTCGGCGAGCCCGCGGAGTAcgagggaggcggaggaggcgaaggcGATGAGCTCGTCCACGGCGGAGAGGTACTCGGCGGCGTCGTCGGGGGACTCCCATATGAGCGACTCCGCGTCGGAGGACTCCCACCGTAGCACgaccctctccgccgccgccgccgccgccgccaagaTCTCGTCGGCGTCCTCACTGTCAAAGGCgacctccccttctcctccctgttcccctcctcctcctcgctcttCTACTACTACTGCAGCAGGGGtgggctcctcctcctcctcctcctcttcctcctccatgGGAGCGgcagcagcggaggaggagTGGGTGTGGGGGAAGAGGTCgggggagaaggaggagaagcgGTGGTCGAAGCCGGAGAGGATCCGCATCATGTCGTCTGCGGCGTTCTTCGACGTGGCGAGGCTCTTCACGATATGCTGCGCCGCCGCGATCACCTTCTCCTGGCCGTCCACTCtggccggcgccgccgccatcgccggaGAACTTTTTGGGCGGTCGAGGAGGGAGGTGCTGTCGACgccctagggttagggtttaggggagTTGGctgttggagaagaagaagaagaagaagaagaagaagaagagggaaagagggaaagagggagaggttcgtcgtcgtcggaggggAGGGGGTCTGAGCTTTCCTCAGAGGTGTGGAACGGGAAAAGGTCCTCCGTTGACTCTTCTCGGGGAAAATGTAcgttaaacccctcaactaaaGGCTATTCTCAAATTAAGTTTTGTTAAATTCTTTGATTaataatgagaaaaaaaatattaaatttgatgaatgtACTGAtgaatttaagaaaattttgattctgattttcactaaaattaataaactatttttaaaaaaattcaaaagagtgTGAATACAAAAAACCAATGATTTAAAACCGAGGTCGATCCGGCCGGTTTGATCGTCATCCTGATTCAATTTATAAAACGGTtcgattcaatttttaaatccCATAagtccaaaaaattattttgaactaCTCAAATTAATAGCTCAACTATTAAATTGGTAAACTGGTCCAATTTTAGACAAATCGGcagaaaatttttaactaagtcACATTAAAATCTAGCTTTCTATTAATATAGATTAGccttataaaaagtaaaacttgaaaatttatatttattaaatttaaactagaattcaatattttataattaaatataagactaaaataataatattttttacataataaaattaaaatcataattaaatatttataatgtcGTGCACTCTTGCTAAGGTTACCTACTAGTTGAAACAGtaatttttaatccaataatatttttgaattggACAAGGTTTTTAGAAtattgcaaaaaagaaaagaaaagaaaagaaaaaaaaaactagagttTAGTGttcatttttagttttttttaatactttgtttatttattaGGTGGTACATTGGTAGGTTGGTGAACTTTTTAAAGTAATATAAAAATGGTTTGGAAAGAATAGAACATCTGAAAATGCTGTTCATGCCTCTCAAAAAAGTGAATTTGCTCGTATGTTCGTAGAACTAGTCCATATTTTTTCTATTCATTTTAATGTGATATTTGAGTCCTTTCTGATACACTTTAATATGATATTTTCTGATGATACAAGTTCCCAGTACTTAAATAATCATATGTGAGGATTGAGATCATGGATTCAACACTTGGGCATTAGGAACTTTGACTTCATAAAATGTAAGATTGTACCTACAAGAATTGCTATCTAGGGTGTgaaataaaatacatatagCTAGCAAGTTCCCATAGCCCACATATATGCAAAAATTGGTCTAGTGATTTCAAGTGTATTTGTATTTCATTTTAGAATATAATAACCTTTAACAAAAGTATCTAAATTTTGCCCGAATTACTATTTACTATCTAAACTTTGAATGCTAAAACATAGCATTAGAAGTGcgcaaatactttcaataaagGTGAAATGTGGTTTATTGAGTGAGTGGCTGCAATGAAGTGGTTTATTATCTAATACGAATATGCgcgtaaataaataaaaattttgagtttttgcatatttgcaggaatatataagcaaaaaGATCCTACAAATTGTTGTGTCCAAGCTGAGTGCCTACCACAGGGCCAGAACAACTAGTACAAATCAAGAAGTGGGGGAAAACAATGTGGGTCAAGCATTGCTTGTTTGTCACTGCATGAGAAAAGGACTCTTCAATAAATATTGTCATCCTAGGAAAATCCTTAGCCAGTCTCGCCGAATCTTCGACTAAGACATGTTTAGCGGGTGTGTTGACGAGCCCGGGTTCGGTCGGATCGGTCTAGATCATGATACATTTTCTAAGGACTAAACCGACTCAGATTCAGTTCAGACTAATCGGATGGTTTGATAATGTTTTTTTGGCCATACTTTTGGGAAAAGTCAAGTTAGTATTGAAGATTCTACTTAATTGGCCAAAAAAAAGACACCTCCTGTATTGGAACCACACCTAATGTTCCTTTCAAGGaaataaattatcaaatatCTGACTACTGAAAGTGAATGAAGAGCTAGGTGTACCCACAATACATCAGTTTACCAACTTTGCTTTCTCACTTATTAGGTTTCTCCACCAAAATGGTATTATATAGAGATCCCAATCCGAATCAGAATCCTAATCCAATTTAAAACTAAGATATCAAGTTAGATTTCAAATAAATGAAGTATATGATAACAATAGAAAAAGTGGATAAAAATCACATTCTACATGCATAAGATCAGAAACATCAtagtttttctttcaaaaaaaaaagacgatcAGAAAAACAAcaattgttttaattttttcggaactttataataattattttaatgcaGTTCCAATGTTGACAACAAAAACCAACACAcgtaataaaaaatttgagggGAAGATTGCCTCAAGGttatttaattctcaaattcaTAGCTTCTCAGCATCAAGCTTCCACATTCCAAAACTTTCCAACACAGAGGAAAAGCATCCATAAACATAAAGCAATAGCATCTATATAATCTGACTAATTTAGTTAGTTTAAATACATTTCCAAGGAAACCAATTTCTATGGAAAACAGTCAAGAATGGCTACAGTAGCcatttattcactatctaacctttgataaatgaaaaaaagaatcaGTATAAGGGTTTCAGAAGTAAACGACGGATAACGAGTAGTAATAGAACTTGTCTATATCGCTAATCTGAAAAGCAAGAAAGCTGGTGCGTCTAACCAGAACCGTTGATCACCCAAAGGACTGGCTGAGATGAATCAACAGTGAGCAAGCTACACCATATGTATACCAACTTCTATTCCGTATCAGTTTCTATCATCATCAACGATCTCTAGGCCCTTTCCATATCAGTTTCTATCCATCCTTTCAGT
Coding sequences:
- the LOC109716163 gene encoding exocyst complex component EXO70B1-like isoform X1 is translated as MAAAPARVDGQEKVIAAAQHIVKSLATSKNAADDMMRILSGFDHRFSSFSPDLFPHTHSSSAAAAPMEEEEEEEEEEPTPAAVVVEERGGGGEQGGEGEVAFDSEDADEILAAAAAAAERVVLRWESSDAESLIWESPDDAAEYLSAVDELIAFASSASLVLRGLAESALQTAMARLEDEFRHLLIRNTVPLAPDDLHSSLRRLSLSSFPSDDASFAAAAADELEGSPEEDHSHSHNGSHNNMDDRGRISLSADRISSNLVNSDAVADLSEIADRMIRAGYAPELCQVYTAVRRDALLESLAVLGVDKLSIEEVQRIDWTTLDGKMKRWIQTLRVAVRGLLSGERRICNQVLASASASASDPDIVENCFSEATKGLVLQLLNFGDAVAICPRTSEKLFRILGMYEALADVAPDLDTLFTGDSKALISEEAKEILQRLGEAVRGTIMVFANAIRGESSRKPMQAAETHHLTRYSMNYIGLLVEYAATLNSLLENFEGDEGESSESDPNMTPVGRCVLKLITFLESKIEEKSKLYEDGGMQYIFLMNNTYYIVQKVRESELRTLLGDNWIRKHRGLIRQYETSYLRASWTRVLSYLRDDGLGGSGTGRAALKERFKNFNLAIEEIHRAQAAWKVADPQLREELQISVSEKVIPAYRAFVGRFRGQLEGGRNSNRYIKYNPEDLESLVAELFEGSQGLQSNPRRRSN
- the LOC109716163 gene encoding exocyst complex component EXO70B1-like isoform X2; translated protein: MAAAPARVDGQEKVIAAAQHIVKSLATSKNAADDMMRILSGFDHRFSSFSPDLFPHTHSSSAAAAPMEEEEEEEEEEPTPAAVVVEERGGGGEQGGEGEVAFDSEDADELEGSPEEDHSHSHNGSHNNMDDRGRISLSADRISSNLVNSDAVADLSEIADRMIRAGYAPELCQVYTAVRRDALLESLAVLGVDKLSIEEVQRIDWTTLDGKMKRWIQTLRVAVRGLLSGERRICNQVLASASASASDPDIVENCFSEATKGLVLQLLNFGDAVAICPRTSEKLFRILGMYEALADVAPDLDTLFTGDSKALISEEAKEILQRLGEAVRGTIMVFANAIRGESSRKPMQAAETHHLTRYSMNYIGLLVEYAATLNSLLENFEGDEGESSESDPNMTPVGRCVLKLITFLESKIEEKSKLYEDGGMQYIFLMNNTYYIVQKVRESELRTLLGDNWIRKHRGLIRQYETSYLRASWTRVLSYLRDDGLGGSGTGRAALKERFKNFNLAIEEIHRAQAAWKVADPQLREELQISVSEKVIPAYRAFVGRFRGQLEGGRNSNRYIKYNPEDLESLVAELFEGSQGLQSNPRRRSN